Proteins from one Pagrus major chromosome 1, Pma_NU_1.0 genomic window:
- the LOC141003471 gene encoding group XIIB secretory phospholipase A2-like protein: MTRWALLASLLLGLFIHIAVSQEAEDPAAPPPPPGQASDGTQAEDEDEEWGLNSLRGGFESVGGYFDSMLEFMGGRDGVCQYRCRYGKAPLPRPGYQMPEPDGCSSYFFGLPVPEGMDMGIPAMTKCCNQLDMCYDTCGSNKYRCDCKFRWCLHSICSDLKKSLGFVSKVEACETVADTLFNTVWTLGCRPYMNSQRAACFCQGEEKDEL, translated from the exons ATGACCCGTTGGGCCCTTCTTGCTTCCCTCCTGCTGGGCCTGTTCATCCACATTGCTGTTAGCCAGGAGGCTGAGGACCCAgctgcaccaccaccaccaccaggcCAGGCCTCTGATGGCACGCAGGcagaggacgaggacgaggaatGGGGACTAAATTCCCTTAGAGGTGGCTTTGAGTCTGTCGGAGGCTACTTTGACTCGATGCTGGAGTTCATGGGCGGACGTGATGGAGTGTGCCAATACCGCTGTCGATATG GTAAAGCTCCACTTCCTCGTCCTGGCTACCAGATGCCTGAACCTGATGGATGTAGCTCCTACTTCTTTGGTCTTCCTGTTCCAGAGGGG ATGGACATGGGGATCCCCGCCATGACCAAGTGTTGCAACCAGCTGGATATGTGTTACGACACCTGCGGCTCCAACAAGTACCGCTGCGACTGCAAGTTCCGCTGGTGCCTCCACAGCATCTGTTCTGACCTCAAGAAGAGCCTTGGCTTTGTGTCAAAAGTTGAAG CATGTGAAACGGTAGCAGACACCTTGTTCAACACAGTGTGGACTCTGGGCTGCAGACCCTACATGAACAGCCAGAGAGCAGCATGCTTCTGtcaaggagaggagaaagatgaaCTTTAG
- the LOC141003481 gene encoding uncharacterized protein isoform X1 yields MNPLDWGGTFRSQQRNLDSAHQTVVDSSMETASGADNYWDTHCNYPRYTVDEPQSMLPGVNLGSKGLCPPLHNSYDQEVDLEDPSGKPFETDEDPELRRKREELREIEEQIIRKKVSIALKTVKPLVEETSLTGFSSNEQSATCKTAALKDRVNAIIQQRHPVSFLSKVHYRKDRMNSSSLSKDGLLQEDHPLKLRVKALMMQRCRDPHVLPTNIKVPCVTPPPLSQIVTSPAKEENSVDQGFQRFLSVLNKGVDMDLLSRIVNDDSEDLPLGEELLNIQPLAVENKSDLPLRGESPCSNSCAFLLGHSRSNSRERKTDLPSQERYLNDHVRDDNEKKNEGGVHCFGSSSRSKSPPPVKKKRKKKEEEKPNVDNQHADLQNILKTLGFSLEVEEMSKLADRTQERLYGKKQEGVRADSRGEQESQQRDSHRQHRSSSSSSDSSFSSSSSRSTSRSVSPSPPHQRRTPEHSSLRDRSRDRLTYKDSKQDSKEAQRHRDGEDSKETSTYQHPYLQNQMYPHPHPVALSPFPDYSSSQYSQYFNSGTYNAATNSYWTYTQDAIPPSRYPTEHPYPQNTYQHFPTSVSAPTKVLPHQKTLRDVNLLMNPDLSKSEGQTGATSGPRCLKVIPTKQLTHQICLKQLTSHNTKRKKKSIKQKRRRRRKAEKDRLANSVKKVKRPQGAEDDSNSKPEAKQTEEEKKQPTKQSEEEKKQPTKQTEEEKKQPTKQSEEEKKQPTKQSEEEKEEPAEHLEEEKKQPTEEEIKMNLRKKLEAFNQMVKQKLTQSAL; encoded by the exons ATGAATCCACTTGACTGGGGAGGTACTTTTCGAAGCCAACAAAGAAATCTGGACTCAGCTCATCAGACTGTTGTTGACAGCAGCATGGAGACTGCCTCAGGAGCTGATAACTACTGGGACACTCACTGCAACTATCCAAGATACACTGTTGACGAACCACAAAGTATGCTACCAGGAGTGAACCTGGGATCTAAGGGACTTTGTCCACCCCTGCATAACTCATATGATCAGGAGGTGGATCTCGAGGACCCAAGTGGAAAACCCTTTGAAACTGATGAGGATCCAGAGCTGAGAAGAAAGCGGGAAGAGCTTAGAGAGATAGAGGAGCAGATCATTCGTAAGAAAgtttctatcgctctgaaaacAGTTAAACCATTGGTGGAGGAGACATCGCTCACAGGCTTTTCCTCTAATGAACAATCAGCTACCTGCAAAACTGCAGCTCTCAAAGACAGGGTGAATGCAATTATTCAGCAACGACATCCTGTCAGCTTTCTGTCAAAG GTCCACTATCGCAAAGACAGAATGAACTCATCCAGCCTAAGCAAAGATGGTCTGCTGCAGGAAGACCATCCACTGAAGCTCAGAGTGAAAGCACTAATGATGCAGAGATGTAGGGATCCCCATGTTTTGCCAACAAACATTAAG GTTCCTTGTGTCACACCGCCTCCTCTGAGCCAAATCGTTACTTCACCAGCCAAGGAGGAGAACAGTGTTGACCAGGGTTTCCAGCGCTTCCTCAGCGTGCTCAACAAAGGAGTGGACATGGACTTGCTCAGTAGAATTGTAAACGATGACAGTGAAGATCTTCCTTTAGGTGAGGAGCTCCTGAACATTCAGCCCCTTGCTGTGGAGAACAAGTCAGATCTGCCTCTCAGGGGCGAGAGCCCGTGTTCTAACAGCTGTGCCTTTCTGCTGGGCCACAGTCGGTCCAACAGTAGAGAGAGGAAGACCGACCTGCCCAGTCAAGAGAGATACCTCAACGATCATGTACGTGATGATAACGAGAAGAAGAATGAAGGAGGAGTCCATTGTTTTGGCTCTAGTAGTCGATCCAAGTCTCCCCCgccagtgaagaagaagagaaagaagaaagaagaagagaaaccaAATGTGGATAATCAGCATGCAGACCTTCAGAACATTCTTAAAACTCTGGGCTTTAGCCTGGAAGTGGAAGAGATGAGCAAATTAGCAGATCGGACTCAGGAGAGGCTGTATGGGAAGAAGCAAGAAGGCGTGAGGGCTGACAGCAGAGGGGAGCAGGAGAGTCAGCAGAGGGACTCCCACAGACAGCACAggagctcctcctcttcctctgactcctccttctcctcctcctcctcaaggTCGACCTCTAGAAGCGTTAGTCCAAGCCCCCCGCACCAAAGACGAACGCCTGAGCACAGCAGCTTgagagacagaagcagagatAGACTGACATACAAAGATAGCAAACAGGACAGCAAAGAAGCTCAGAGGCACAGAGACGGAGAAGACTCCAAAGAAACTTCCACTTATCAACATCCATATCTACAAAACCAAATGTATCCCCATCCCCATCCTGTTGCTTTGTCCCCATTTCCAGATTACAGTTCATCCCAGTACTCTCAGTACTTCAACAGTGGCACTTACAACGCTGCTACAAACTCTTACTGGACATATACTCAGGATGCAATTCCTCCATCACGTTATCCCACTGAGCACCCTTATCCACAGAACACCTACCAGCACTTTCCCACCTCTGTATCAGCACCTACAAAGGTTCTGCCTCATCAAAAAACTCTTAGAGACGTTAACCTGCTTATGAATCCAGATCTGTCTAAGAGTGAAGGCCAAACTGGAGCGACCTCTGGCCCTCGCTGCCTGAAGGTCATTCCCACCAAGCAGTTAACCCATCAGATATGTCTGAAGCAACTCACAAGCCACAATActaaaaggaagaagaaatctATAAAGCAGAAACGTCGAAGGcgaagaaaagcagaaaaagaccGGCTTGCAAATTCTGTGAAGAAGGTGAAGAGACCACAGGGGGCTGAAGATGACTCCAACTCCAAACCTGAAGCCAagcagacagaagaggagaaaaagcagccaaccaaGCAgtcagaagaggagaaaaagcagccaaccaagcagacagaagaggagaaaaagcagccaaccaaGCAgtcagaagaggagaaaaagcagccaaccaaGCAGtcagaagaggagaaggaggagccAGCTGAGCACttagaagaggagaaaaagcaaCCAACTGAGGAGGAGATAAAGATGAACCTGAGGAAAAAG ctGGAAGCATTTAACCAGATGGTGAAGCAAAAACTGACACAGTCAGCTCTCTAA
- the LOC141003481 gene encoding uncharacterized protein isoform X2 produces the protein MYSNRSEYSHSRQYSDRSSRQWDGHDDKWERREPHRDTQRDSHHKYGGDGHGSTERTSRSREYSNSPKRLYSKDSLNRDRSRRSPVRRRMSSSDRGASEKKRQKFTEGGEDDYRYRRVPEDKASRRSPDSFSHGHVTTDFKHALPQEEAVSYRKPSQDSRHRYRQEEFTYRQQHDDSTCRRSSGYYKDRDGHERSWDHSPERTRSQDSSMKGYVKTRVRNDSPYMDHEDHCQDRTRFSLNASSGQSFESDVPHDSAAVPERKSSTKGFQRFLDVLNKGVNVDTLTKIVTQTSTKVDHQPPSPVPFINTAARPWSPSCAGRQQGSHQNTRHWSESEGSQTLPPHRSFSPLGRCLSAEKSLQRGDEEQSYISSNNRSRSPSAVEKVPLTPEEEHKHKQMQDVLQAIGMNLGFEELGQMSHRIQERLYGKKDCDGGRHRRGSRERDTRRAFSPRRQNRSSSSRSSFSPLTQDMIKDSNSAQRDVVHIHQAVEYGQNSSSNILQEPAACETNSLESTAVCQTFLQNPRYTLSEPPPTPVMPMYSPVSCSPLPYPALPPNMPPVGPGLFLPRLPPFLPYPRVPPLNILPAVLAQTQQLLPQYIGNPQPLLNLPLQPLNNMQKSKTMSRPRCLQVIETKLPG, from the exons ATGTACTCAAACAGGTCTGAGTACAGTCACAGTCGGCAGTACAGTGACCGAAGCTCAAGGCAGTGGGACGGCCATGATGACAAATGGGAAAGACGTGAACCTCACAGAGATACACAGCGAGATTCCCATCACAAATATGGTGGGGATGGACATGGTAGCACAGAGAGGACAAGCAGAAGTAGAGAGTATAGTAACTCACCTAAGAGGCTGTACAGTAAAGACTCATTGaacagagacaggagcagaaGGAGCCCAGTAAGGAGACGCATGTCTTCATCTGATCGGGGTGcttctgaaaagaaaagacaaaagtttACAGAGGGGGGTGAAGATGATTACAGATACAGGCGTGTGCCTGAGGATAAAGCAAGCAGGCGATCACCAGACAGTTTTTCACATGGTCACGTAACCACAGATTTTAAACATGCACTACCACAGGAAGAAGCTGTCAGCTACAGGAAACCCTCTCAAGACTCCAGACACAGATATCGGCAGGAAGAGTTCACTTACAGGCAACAACATGACGATTCAACTTGCAGACGATCATCTGGATATTACAAAGATAGAGATGGTCATGAGAGGAGCTGGGACCATTCACCAGAAAGGACACGATCACAAGATTCCTCTATGAAG GGTTATGTCAAAACAAGAGTGAGGAATGACAGCCCTTACATGGATCATGAGGATCATTGTCAAGATAGAACAAGGTTTTCATTGAATGCATCTAGTGGACAG TCTTTTGAGAGCGATGTCCCCCACGACAGTGCTGCTGTTCCTGAGCGGAAGTCATCAACGAAGGGTTTCCAGCGTTTCCTCGATGTGCTCAACAAGGGTGTGAATGTCGATACACTCACCAAGATAGTGACTCAGACCTCTACAAAAGTGGATCATCAACCACCTTCTCCAGTTCCTTTTATAAACACTGCAGCACGTCCATGGTCTCCCAGTTGTGCTGGGAGGCAACAGGGAAGCCATCAAAATACCAGGCACTGGAGTGAGAGCGAGGGGTCCCAGACACTGCCTCCTCACCGGTCCTTCAGCCCACTGGGgcgctgtctgtctgctgaaaAATCTCTGCAAAGGGGTGATGAAGAACAAAGCTACATCAGCTCCAACAATAGATCCAGGTCTCCCTCAGCGGTGGAAAAGGTACCGCTGACACCTGAAGAGGAGCACAAGCACAAGCAGATGCAGGATGTATTGCAGGCTATTGGCATGAATTTAGGATTTGAGGAACTGGGCCAAATGTCACATCGGATCCAGGAGCGGTTATATGGAAAGAAGGATTGTGATGGAGGCCGCCATCGTAGAGGGAGCAGGGAAAGGGACACAAGACGAGCATTTTCCCCAAGAAGGCAAAATAGATCATCATCAAGCAGGTCTAGTTTTAGCCCACTAACTCAGGACATGATAAAAGACTCAAATAGTGCTCAGAGAGATGTAGTACATATACATCAAGCTGTTGAATATGGCCAGAACAGCAGCAGTAACATTTTACAGGAGCCTGCCGCATGTGAAACTAACTCCCTGGAAAGCACTGCTGTGTGtcaaacatttttgcaaaatcCCAGATACACTTTGTCAGAGCCACCTCCTACACCTGTGATGCCGATGTACTCTCCAGTGAGCTGTTCACCGCTGCCGTACCCAGCTCTGCCTCCGAATATGCCCCCCGTTGGACCAGGGCTTTTCTTGCCTCGTCTACCTCCTTTCCTCCCTTACCCTCGTGTCCCACCTTTGAACATCTTACCAGCAGTACTCGCTCAAACACAGCAACTACTCCCACAATACATTGGTAACCCTCAGCCACTTCTTAACCTGCCACTTCAGCCCCTGAACAACATGCAAAAATCCAAGACAATGTCAAGGCCCCGCTGTTTGCAGGTTATTGAAACCAAACTACCTGGATAG